In the genome of Natronomonas salina, the window TTCAGGTAGAGCGCACCTACGCTGGCCGCGGCGAGGCCGGCCGGTACGAGCAGCAACTCGGTCGGACCGGACAGCGCATACTGGAGGCTGGCCCCCGCCATCACGGCGAAGACGATCGAGAGCAGGCCGGCGATGGGGGCGACGAACTGAGTGGTGGACGGTCCCTCGTCGGCGTCCCCGTTCCCGTCCCCGGTCGCCGCGTCCTCCGTCGGCTCGGTCATACGCGACCCTGGCGCGCCCGCGACTAATACCCCCGTGACTCGCCGACCGCTCCCGACTGCGAAACGCGGAAGGGCGCCAAGCGCCATCACTCGACCATGACCGGACAGGAGGGTCGCTTCCTCGTGACCCACGTCGACGACGACTCGGCGGTGCTGAAGGACGTCGACAGCGGACAGGTGCACACGCTCGCGGAGAACCCCGGCGTCGAGGTCCACGACCTCGTCGAGGGGACCGTGGAGCCGGAGCCGCCGATGGAGGTGACCTACCGGCTGGTCAACGTCGCGGACCGCCGGAGCCTCAGCGTCGAGGAGAGCCCCGAGCCGCCGACCGCACAGGAGCGGGAGATCGCCGCCGACCAGCCGGCCGGCGAACTGACGACCCGGGAGCGGGCCGGCACCGGCGAACTGCACGTGCTGACGGTCCCGGAGGACCAGACCGAGGCGGCCGTCGCGGACGTCCTCGAGGACGAGGCGACGCTGGTGCGGGCGGCCCAGATGGGCGTGGAGCGCGTCGAGGTCCGGAGCGCCGACGGCGTCGTCAGCGTCCGGTACCTGCCCTAGGTCGGCCGGATGTAGGCCAGGGTCTCGCCACGGCGGAACTCCGCGTCCTCCCCGAGGACCACCTCGACGAGTTCACCGTCGACCGGGGCGAGCACGTCGACGCTCACCTTCTCGACCTGGATCTCACAGAGGACGTCGCCGGCCTCGACGGTCGCGCCCTCCCGGACGAACCAGTTGGCGACGAAGCCCTCCTCCTCGTCGGCGTCCTCGGGCCAGGGGTCATCGGTCCCGACCGCGACCCGGTCGCCGCTCATTCGACGGCGTTCCGGATCGCCGTCTCGACATCCCCGGCGTCGGGGAGGACCTCGTTCTCGAGCGGGCGCGCGTAGGGGATGGGGACGTCCGGCAGGGCGACCCGTTCGACGGCCTCCAGGGCCCCGAGGTCGGTCTCCGCGACGCGCGCGACGATCTCGCCGGTGACCCCGTACGAGCGGTAGTCCTCGTCGACGACGACGAGGCGGCCGGTCTTCCGCACGGACTCGAGGACCGTCTCGGCGTCGAGCGGGACGAGCGTCCGGAGGTCGACGACCTCGGCGTCGACGCCGTCGTCGGCCAGCGACTCCGCGGCCGCCATCGCCCGGTGGACGTGGAGCCCGAGCGTGACGACGGTGACGTCGGAGCCCTCACGCTTCACGTCGGCCTCGCCGAAGGGGACGGTGTAGTCGTCGTCGGGGACGCCGGTC includes:
- a CDS encoding DUF5812 family protein → MTGQEGRFLVTHVDDDSAVLKDVDSGQVHTLAENPGVEVHDLVEGTVEPEPPMEVTYRLVNVADRRSLSVEESPEPPTAQEREIAADQPAGELTTRERAGTGELHVLTVPEDQTEAAVADVLEDEATLVRAAQMGVERVEVRSADGVVSVRYLP
- a CDS encoding lipoyl domain-containing protein; protein product: MSGDRVAVGTDDPWPEDADEEEGFVANWFVREGATVEAGDVLCEIQVEKVSVDVLAPVDGELVEVVLGEDAEFRRGETLAYIRPT